The following are encoded in a window of Labrus bergylta chromosome 16, fLabBer1.1, whole genome shotgun sequence genomic DNA:
- the LOC109985873 gene encoding voltage-dependent calcium channel gamma-5 subunit-like — translation MSACSRKALTLLSSVFAISGLGLLGVAVSTDYWLYLEEGIIMPLNQSTVIKTSLHSGLWRVCFLTGEESGRCFTIAYIMPINVQLTSESTVNMLKMIRSTTPFPLVSLFFMFIGFVTNNIGHVRPHRTILAFVSGIFFILSGLALVVGLVLYISSINDEMLNRTKSSEAYVSYKYGWSFAFAAISFLLTESAGVMSVYLFMKRYTSEQIYQTRHPSFYRPRLSNCSDHSGQYLHPEAWSRGRSPSDISSDASLQMSSSYPTLLKCPDYDQVSSSPC, via the exons ATGAGCGCGTGCAGCAGGAAAGCTCTGACTTTGCTGAGCAGCGTCTTTGCAATCAGCGGCCTGGGGCTGCTGGGAGTTGCGGTCAGTACTGACTACTggctgtacctggaggagggcATCATTATGCCTCTAAACCAGAGCACCGTCATCAAGACCTCCCTGCACTCCGGCCTCTGGAGAGTCTGCTTTCTTACAG GTGAGGAGTCTGGCCGCTGCTTCACCATCGCCTACATCATGCCAATAAACGTCCAGCTGACGTCAGAGTCCACAGTCAACATGCTCA AGATGATCCGCTCGACCACTCCGTTCCCTCTGGTCAGCCTCTTCTTCATGTTCATCGGCTTCGTCACCAACAACATCGGGCACGTTCGGCCTCACCGCACCATCCTGGCGTTTGTCTCTGGaatcttcttcatcctctcag gtcTGGCTCTGGTAGTTGGTCTTGTGCTTTACATCTCCAGTATAAATGATGAAATGCTGAACAGGACGAAGAGCAGTGAGGCTTATGTTAGCTACAAGTACGGCTGGTCCTTTGCCTTCGCCGCCATCTCTTTCCTGCTCACTGAG AGTGCGGGTGTCATGTCCGTCTACCTGTTCATGAAGCGTTACACATCAGAGCAGATCTACCAGACTCGACACCCCAGCTTCTACCGGCCTCGCCTCAGTAACTGCTCCGACCACTCGGGTCAGTACCTCCACCCTGAGGCCTGGTCCCGAGGGCGAAGTCCCTCCGACATCTCTAGTGATGCTTCGCTCCAGATGAGCAGCAGCTACCCCACTCTCCTCAAATGTCCCGACTACGACCAGGTGTCCTCTTCGCCCTGCTGA